In Fluviispira sanaruensis, a genomic segment contains:
- a CDS encoding substrate-binding periplasmic protein yields the protein MMLLKIKRIFRFFIPLLCLIFFNYLQAATKISSTLKINAVTEHYPPYNMIENESIVGVSAEIMQELFKRAKVNYTLNIYPWAHSYKLALEEPNTVVFATSRTPEREKLFKWVGPIGESNWVFFAKEGSTIKINTLDEAKKHRVGGYNDDATADYLKKNGFIPGKSLILANNEVQNAFKLEAGRIDLWATGALLGPYISKSEKTGKIVEVFTIKKSELYAAFNKRTDDALIKKLNDLLIQMNKDKTIEKINKKYK from the coding sequence ATGATGCTTCTAAAAATAAAAAGAATATTTAGATTTTTTATTCCTCTTTTATGTTTAATTTTTTTCAATTATCTTCAAGCAGCCACTAAAATAAGTTCTACTCTTAAAATAAATGCTGTTACCGAACATTATCCACCTTATAATATGATTGAAAATGAAAGTATAGTTGGTGTTTCAGCAGAAATCATGCAAGAGTTATTCAAACGAGCAAAAGTTAATTACACATTAAATATCTATCCTTGGGCGCATTCCTATAAATTGGCGCTAGAAGAACCCAATACTGTGGTTTTTGCCACATCACGCACACCTGAAAGAGAAAAACTGTTCAAATGGGTAGGCCCCATCGGTGAAAGCAATTGGGTTTTTTTTGCGAAAGAAGGCTCTACCATAAAAATAAATACACTTGATGAAGCAAAGAAACATCGGGTGGGCGGTTACAATGACGATGCCACCGCAGATTATCTTAAGAAAAATGGCTTTATCCCTGGTAAATCGCTCATTCTTGCCAATAACGAAGTGCAAAATGCTTTTAAACTGGAAGCAGGCAGGATCGATCTCTGGGCCACAGGCGCTTTGCTTGGCCCTTATATCAGCAAATCGGAAAAAACAGGAAAAATTGTTGAGGTTTTTACAATTAAAAAAAGTGAACTTTATGCCGCTTTCAATAAAAGAACGGATGACGCCCTTATTAAGAAACTCAATGACCTGCTCATTCAAATGAATAAAGACAAAACTATTGAAAAGATAAATAAAAAATACAAATAA
- a CDS encoding chitinase, giving the protein MNFLQFIPFVVSASSFAQQFVPPECYNAVSRNALEANSTISILAKCSIDFTAGGSIAFKGDHTGTPWGTFPGGWMDFINIPEGYIYKPTTNDSHILNKGDTLILEYSGKTAATHIALYTGANPPPPPVPTYGVLKFTNPTGYIFTAYLNNDDNSQDIVINETDLTAKTLVGKYFISIPPVNSNGKIFVITAEPNPVTLAENQTVNVAFSAKELAANKIFFPYIETSALTDPTQPKPSGWLYPFSKLSDLIPIGIYNVTLAFVLSDGKCGCDFYSQNYNANLNGQISAFQAIGGRVIASLGGANGPYIEEQFMGNNCNVAGENKEVTLAKAYEKFIDKYNIRYLDFDIEGSAISNISQVDLRNKAIAVLLSNPKYADVKISYTLPVLPTGILNNSIHLLKNANTNKVVVDRINIMTMDYGSNFPPNRMGDNAILAAESLHKQITPIYPHASSAVLYNKIGITPMIGYNDVRPEVFTLDDASQVYIYAQTKGIGLLSFWSLNRDHACESGTVSGVCSGILTQQPFDFAKKFLGY; this is encoded by the coding sequence ATGAATTTTTTGCAATTTATTCCTTTTGTTGTATCAGCTTCATCATTTGCCCAACAATTTGTTCCTCCTGAATGTTATAATGCTGTATCAAGAAATGCATTGGAAGCAAATTCAACAATAAGTATTTTAGCAAAATGTTCTATCGATTTCACTGCGGGGGGGAGCATAGCTTTTAAAGGAGATCATACGGGTACTCCTTGGGGAACGTTCCCTGGTGGCTGGATGGATTTTATAAATATACCGGAAGGATATATATACAAACCAACTACAAATGACAGTCATATTTTAAATAAGGGTGACACACTTATACTCGAGTACTCTGGTAAAACAGCAGCAACACACATTGCTCTTTATACTGGTGCAAATCCCCCTCCCCCCCCAGTGCCGACTTATGGTGTGTTAAAGTTTACAAATCCAACAGGATATATCTTTACTGCTTATTTGAATAATGATGATAATTCACAAGATATCGTAATTAACGAAACAGATTTAACCGCGAAAACTTTAGTCGGAAAGTATTTTATTTCTATCCCACCTGTTAACAGTAATGGCAAAATATTTGTGATCACTGCAGAGCCAAATCCTGTAACCTTAGCAGAAAACCAAACTGTAAATGTGGCATTTTCTGCAAAAGAATTAGCAGCCAATAAAATATTCTTTCCCTATATTGAAACCAGCGCTTTAACCGATCCAACGCAACCAAAACCAAGTGGATGGTTGTATCCTTTTTCTAAATTATCCGATCTCATTCCAATTGGAATATATAACGTTACACTTGCTTTTGTTTTAAGTGACGGAAAATGTGGTTGCGATTTTTATTCGCAAAATTACAATGCCAACTTAAATGGACAGATAAGTGCATTTCAAGCAATCGGTGGGCGTGTGATAGCTTCTTTGGGAGGGGCAAATGGTCCCTATATAGAAGAACAATTTATGGGAAACAATTGTAATGTGGCTGGAGAAAATAAAGAAGTTACTTTAGCTAAAGCTTATGAAAAATTCATTGATAAATATAATATTCGCTATTTGGATTTTGATATAGAAGGATCTGCAATTTCAAATATAAGTCAAGTGGATTTAAGAAACAAAGCTATCGCAGTATTGTTAAGTAATCCAAAATATGCTGATGTAAAAATTTCTTATACTCTGCCTGTCTTGCCAACAGGAATACTCAATAACAGTATTCATTTATTAAAAAATGCAAATACAAATAAAGTCGTTGTCGATAGAATTAATATTATGACAATGGATTATGGATCGAATTTTCCGCCAAATAGAATGGGTGACAATGCTATTCTTGCAGCAGAAAGCTTGCATAAACAAATTACTCCAATTTATCCGCATGCAAGTTCAGCTGTGCTTTATAATAAAATTGGAATCACTCCTATGATTGGTTACAATGATGTGCGTCCTGAAGTTTTTACTCTCGACGATGCTTCCCAAGTTTATATTTATGCTCAAACGAAAGGAATTGGTTTACTTTCGTTCTGGAGTTTAAATCGCGATCATGCATGTGAGAGTGGCACTGTTTCAGGTGTTTGCAGTGGGATTCTAACTCAACAGCCATTTGATTTTGCAAAAAAGTTTTTGGGTTATTAA
- a CDS encoding lytic polysaccharide monooxygenase auxiliary activity family 9 protein: MMKHFTQRVVFLRLVALSFSIVPLHCVAHGTIEYPISRVYSCYKEDPEDLKSAACKAVVEESGTGPLYNWNGINQANANGKHKQVVPDGHLCGGGNSMFTGLDLNRSDWNTSLIKSINDKFTFVYLAAAPHATKYFKFYITKDSYDYSQPLKWSDLEDEPFCTISKINLINQRYYMNCDLPQNKKGKYLIYNIWQRSDSPEAFYSCSDVYIE, from the coding sequence ATGATGAAACACTTCACGCAAAGAGTTGTGTTCTTGAGGCTTGTTGCCTTATCATTTTCTATAGTTCCACTGCACTGTGTTGCCCATGGAACAATAGAGTATCCAATCAGTCGAGTCTACAGCTGTTATAAAGAAGATCCTGAAGATTTAAAATCTGCTGCTTGTAAAGCCGTAGTTGAGGAAAGTGGAACAGGCCCACTTTATAATTGGAATGGAATTAATCAGGCAAATGCTAATGGCAAGCATAAACAAGTTGTTCCTGATGGACATTTATGTGGCGGTGGCAATTCGATGTTTACAGGGCTCGATTTAAATCGGTCTGACTGGAACACTTCACTCATAAAATCCATTAATGATAAATTCACTTTTGTTTACTTAGCTGCAGCACCACATGCAACAAAATATTTTAAATTTTATATTACAAAGGACTCATACGATTATTCACAGCCCTTGAAATGGTCTGACTTAGAAGACGAACCTTTTTGCACAATAAGTAAGATTAATTTAATAAATCAAAGATATTATATGAATTGTGATTTACCACAGAATAAAAAAGGAAAATATCTCATTTATAATATTTGGCAAAGGTCGGATAGTCCAGAGGCTTTTTATTCATGTTCTGATGTCTATATTGAATAA